The proteins below are encoded in one region of Pseudonocardia sp. DSM 110487:
- a CDS encoding tripartite tricarboxylate transporter permease produces MLESALAALQSLADPGLLLMLVIGVAAGLVMGLIPGLGGTGAVAILLPVTFGMEAPQALALLIGALAVVHTSDTVSAVLLGAPGSASASVIMLDGYSMARQGQARRALSLAFLSSMAGGIIGALGLTLAIPLARPLVLSFGSPELFMLTVLGVALAAVLSRGNVAKGLAAGLLGLLLGTVGTSPTTAEYRFTFGSLFLGDGLSLVAVALGIFGLAEIASRVGQRGHPEQPITLGGTYLEGVREWLTHWTHVIRGALIGIWAGVLPGIGATAGTWMAYGQAVATAKDKRKFGKGDPRGIVGPESANNSVEAGDLIPTLLFGIPGGVPAAMLLGLLLTYGIQPGPTIITDHLDLMYLIVWSFAIASVLGAALCFGGTRYLARLTTVPFAVLGPGLVVVMLLGAFQESGQLGDLWVMIALGVFGWLLKATDYPRAPFLIGFVLAVPLERYYFLTDSVYDGASWLLRPWVLVFLVILIAPLVLAGIRRLRARRHADVDDPERGAPPADEAGELTNTGWSLAIALGMLAVFAIGWFVSADFSPDARLVPRLLCAGGVIVALVLVYLELRARRTVTDTGQPVGTPTAAGSAVAVAEPRTETRREFVLVALRMFAWMAAFLVLVTLGGYLAALLLFIPAFLLFVARARPRTVVIYTLVTALLILALPALIHIDLPVGLLGALG; encoded by the coding sequence ATGCTCGAATCCGCACTGGCCGCCCTCCAGTCACTGGCTGATCCAGGGCTGCTCCTCATGCTCGTGATCGGCGTCGCGGCAGGCCTGGTGATGGGTCTCATCCCGGGGCTGGGCGGCACTGGCGCCGTGGCCATCCTGCTGCCCGTCACCTTCGGCATGGAAGCCCCGCAGGCGCTCGCCCTGCTGATCGGTGCCCTCGCCGTGGTGCACACCTCCGACACCGTGTCCGCGGTGCTGCTCGGCGCGCCGGGTTCCGCCTCGGCCAGCGTCATCATGCTCGACGGCTACTCGATGGCCCGCCAGGGCCAGGCGCGGCGGGCCCTGTCGCTGGCCTTCCTGTCCTCGATGGCCGGTGGCATCATCGGCGCGCTCGGCCTGACATTGGCCATTCCGCTGGCCCGCCCGCTCGTGCTGTCGTTCGGCAGCCCGGAGCTGTTCATGCTGACCGTCCTCGGTGTCGCACTGGCCGCCGTTCTGTCCCGCGGCAATGTGGCCAAGGGCCTCGCCGCCGGCCTGCTCGGCCTGCTTCTCGGCACCGTCGGCACCTCACCGACCACGGCCGAGTACCGGTTCACCTTCGGCAGCCTGTTCCTCGGCGACGGCCTCTCCCTCGTCGCCGTCGCCCTCGGGATCTTCGGCCTCGCCGAGATCGCCAGCCGGGTCGGGCAGCGCGGCCACCCCGAGCAGCCGATCACGCTCGGTGGCACTTACCTGGAGGGCGTGCGCGAGTGGCTCACCCACTGGACGCATGTCATCCGGGGCGCGCTGATCGGGATCTGGGCCGGCGTCCTGCCCGGGATCGGTGCCACCGCCGGGACCTGGATGGCCTACGGCCAGGCCGTCGCGACCGCCAAGGACAAGCGCAAGTTCGGGAAGGGCGACCCGCGCGGCATCGTCGGCCCGGAGAGCGCGAACAACTCCGTCGAGGCCGGGGACCTCATCCCGACGCTGCTGTTCGGCATCCCCGGCGGCGTGCCGGCGGCGATGCTGCTCGGCCTGCTGCTCACCTACGGCATCCAGCCGGGCCCGACCATCATCACCGACCACCTCGACCTGATGTACCTCATCGTGTGGTCGTTCGCGATCGCCAGCGTGCTCGGCGCCGCGCTGTGCTTCGGCGGCACCCGGTACCTCGCCCGCCTGACCACCGTGCCGTTCGCGGTGCTCGGCCCCGGCCTGGTCGTGGTCATGCTGCTCGGCGCATTCCAGGAGAGCGGCCAGCTCGGCGACCTGTGGGTCATGATCGCGCTCGGTGTCTTCGGCTGGCTGCTCAAGGCCACCGACTACCCGCGGGCCCCGTTCCTCATCGGCTTCGTGCTCGCCGTTCCGCTCGAGCGGTACTACTTCCTCACCGACAGCGTCTACGACGGCGCGTCGTGGCTGCTGCGCCCGTGGGTGCTCGTCTTCCTCGTCATCCTCATCGCACCCCTGGTGCTCGCCGGCATCCGCCGGCTCCGGGCCCGGCGGCACGCGGACGTCGACGACCCCGAGCGGGGGGCACCGCCGGCCGATGAGGCGGGCGAGCTCACCAACACGGGATGGTCGCTGGCCATCGCGCTGGGCATGCTCGCCGTCTTCGCCATCGGGTGGTTCGTCTCCGCGGACTTCTCTCCGGACGCCCGGCTCGTGCCCAGGCTGCTCTGCGCCGGCGGTGTCATCGTGGCGCTCGTCCTCGTCTACCTCGAACTGAGGGCGCGGCGGACGGTGACCGACACCGGGCAGCCCGTCGGAACACCCACTGCGGCAGGTTCCGCCGTCGCGGTGGCAGAACCCAGGACCGAGACGCGTCGTGAGTTCGTCCTCGTCGCTCTCCGGATGTTCGCGTGGATGGCCGCGTTCCTCGTGCTCGTCACCCTCGGCGGCTACCTCGCGGCGCTGCTGCTGTTCATCCCGGCGTTCCTGCTGTTCGTTGCCCGTGCCCGGCCTCGGACGGTGGTCATCTACACGCTCGTGACGGCGCTGCTGATCCTGGCCCTGCCCGCACTGATCCACATCGATCTGCCCGTGGGGCTGCTGGGCGCCCTCGGTTGA
- a CDS encoding universal stress protein, which translates to MTTPVATGPIVVGFQSTPEGHAALRQAGREALLRKLPLLVVDLSKEGHDATPSTIEADLAELRAEFDAAGLAVDIAPPEPLFEHSEHVVKVAQEVEATLIVVGLRHRTRVGKFLLGSSAQRILLEADCPVLAVKSAADSHT; encoded by the coding sequence ATGACCACTCCCGTCGCCACCGGCCCGATCGTCGTCGGCTTCCAGTCAACGCCGGAAGGACACGCGGCCTTGCGCCAGGCGGGCCGCGAGGCACTGCTTCGGAAGCTCCCCCTGCTCGTCGTCGATCTGTCCAAGGAAGGCCACGACGCGACTCCCTCGACGATCGAAGCCGACCTCGCCGAACTCCGGGCGGAGTTCGATGCCGCAGGACTTGCCGTCGACATCGCTCCCCCGGAGCCCCTCTTCGAGCACAGCGAGCACGTCGTCAAGGTCGCGCAGGAGGTCGAAGCAACGCTCATCGTCGTCGGGCTCCGCCACCGCACCCGCGTCGGCAAATTCCTGCTCGGCAGCTCGGCGCAGCGGATCCTGCTCGAAGCCGATTGTCCTGTCCTCGCAGTGAAATCCGCTGCCGACTCGCACACCTAG
- a CDS encoding ferritin-like protein, with protein MTLSTTGISTLDELRTHLQWALELEHSTLPPYLCALYSLDPDRNAEAAQVVGTVFAEEMLHLLLAANLLNAVGADPVLDAPHLLPSYPHPLPHSDGSVQVGLGPFGPEALDLFLRIEQPARVDAPAQADGYATIGQFYTAIENGLRELCATLGEEAVFSGDPARQISDVHFRRGGGRVIAVVGLASALDALGEIVEQGEGATRTEVWDGDRDVVHPDRDEVAHYFRFVELKEGRRFQAGDTPRSGPTGEALVVDLDGIAPMRPNPRTTDHAPGSPVRQAQEEFNRTYCLLLQQLEEACTGSPSRLGAAIGTMYAVREQALALLRMPDGNGGSTAGPTFEWVPRDRRSASTHE; from the coding sequence GTGACGCTCTCCACCACCGGCATCTCGACGCTCGACGAGCTGCGCACGCATCTGCAGTGGGCGCTCGAGCTCGAGCACTCCACCCTCCCGCCGTACCTCTGTGCGCTGTACTCCCTCGATCCCGACCGGAACGCCGAGGCCGCACAGGTCGTGGGCACTGTGTTCGCCGAGGAGATGCTGCACCTGCTGCTGGCGGCGAACCTCCTGAACGCCGTGGGTGCGGACCCGGTGCTCGACGCGCCGCACCTGCTGCCTTCCTACCCACACCCGTTGCCGCACAGCGATGGATCCGTGCAGGTCGGGCTCGGCCCGTTCGGTCCCGAGGCGTTGGACCTGTTCCTGCGGATCGAGCAGCCGGCCCGGGTGGACGCCCCGGCACAGGCCGACGGCTACGCCACGATCGGCCAGTTCTACACGGCGATCGAGAACGGGCTGCGCGAGCTGTGCGCGACCCTCGGGGAAGAGGCCGTGTTCAGCGGCGACCCGGCGCGCCAGATCAGCGACGTCCACTTCCGGCGGGGCGGCGGCCGGGTCATCGCCGTGGTGGGCCTCGCGTCGGCGCTCGACGCTCTCGGCGAGATCGTCGAGCAGGGTGAGGGCGCGACCCGCACGGAGGTCTGGGACGGCGACCGGGACGTCGTCCACCCGGATCGGGACGAGGTCGCGCACTACTTCCGCTTCGTGGAGCTGAAGGAGGGCAGGCGGTTCCAGGCGGGAGACACGCCACGGTCCGGTCCCACGGGCGAGGCCCTCGTCGTCGACCTCGACGGCATCGCGCCGATGCGGCCGAACCCGCGCACGACCGACCACGCGCCGGGCAGCCCCGTCCGGCAGGCGCAGGAGGAGTTCAACCGCACCTACTGCCTGCTGCTGCAACAGCTGGAAGAAGCCTGCACCGGCAGCCCGTCGCGACTCGGGGCCGCGATCGGCACGATGTACGCGGTGCGGGAGCAGGCGCTGGCGTTGCTGCGGATGCCCGACGGCAACGGCGGCTCGACGGCGGGTCCCACCTTCGAGTGGGTGCCGAGGGATCGGCGCAGCGCGAGCACGCACGAGTAA
- a CDS encoding NADP-dependent oxidoreductase, with protein MKAIVATDQASEAAGITLTERPEPTPAINDVVVEVHASGFVPAEWEWPSTWVDRLGHDRTQAIIGHEFAGMVSSLGYGTTGLSPGQRVFGITDWHRDGTLAEYAAVEARNLAPLPGNVDFTVGASLPISGLTAWQGLFHHGRLQAGQSVLAHGAAGAVGSMVTQLAREFGAYVIGTGRAVDRQAALDFGANEFLDLDNEELEDIGGVDLVFDVIGGDIQRRSASIIRSGGTLVSVVGPAEARPVDGLAIDFVVESVPNQLVEIVDRVRDGRLRTHIGTVATLDDAVPALNPTERRKGKTVIRVRP; from the coding sequence ATGAAGGCAATCGTCGCTACGGACCAGGCCTCGGAAGCAGCCGGGATCACACTCACGGAGCGGCCTGAGCCGACGCCGGCGATCAACGACGTCGTCGTTGAAGTCCATGCGTCCGGCTTCGTCCCTGCAGAGTGGGAGTGGCCCTCGACGTGGGTCGATCGCCTCGGTCACGATCGAACCCAGGCGATCATCGGCCACGAGTTCGCCGGAATGGTCTCCTCCCTCGGCTACGGCACGACGGGACTCTCGCCGGGACAGCGGGTGTTCGGGATCACGGACTGGCACCGCGACGGAACCCTGGCCGAGTACGCGGCCGTGGAGGCACGCAACCTCGCGCCGCTGCCCGGGAACGTCGACTTCACGGTGGGTGCCAGTCTGCCGATCTCCGGCCTGACCGCGTGGCAGGGCCTGTTCCACCACGGCCGTCTTCAGGCCGGGCAGAGCGTCCTCGCACACGGTGCCGCCGGCGCGGTCGGGTCCATGGTGACGCAGCTCGCCCGGGAGTTCGGCGCCTACGTCATCGGTACCGGGCGGGCGGTCGACCGCCAGGCCGCACTCGACTTCGGCGCGAACGAGTTCCTCGACCTCGACAACGAGGAACTCGAGGACATCGGCGGGGTCGACCTGGTCTTCGATGTCATCGGCGGTGACATCCAAAGGCGCTCGGCGAGCATCATCCGCTCTGGCGGGACGCTGGTGTCGGTGGTCGGGCCCGCCGAGGCTCGCCCGGTCGACGGCCTCGCGATCGACTTCGTCGTCGAGTCCGTTCCGAATCAGCTGGTGGAGATCGTCGACCGGGTGCGGGACGGGCGCCTCCGCACTCACATCGGAACCGTCGCGACCCTCGACGACGCCGTCCCTGCGCTCAACCCGACCGAGCGGCGCAAGGGCAAGACCGTCATTCGCGTGCGCCCCTGA
- a CDS encoding YkvA family protein, which produces MPDWLRTTLLIVGVLGLLVVLVLGYVMWRYRVPPRGLIAMGAAAVYLVSPIDVVPEAVLGPLGLVDDAGVTVAVVLFVYKLVKAHRLLSDGGVDLGRLGRRTPHRDRDSA; this is translated from the coding sequence ATGCCCGACTGGCTGCGCACCACCCTGCTGATCGTCGGTGTACTCGGGTTGCTCGTCGTCCTGGTGCTCGGGTACGTGATGTGGCGCTACCGCGTCCCGCCGCGTGGCCTGATCGCCATGGGTGCCGCGGCGGTCTACCTCGTCTCGCCCATCGACGTCGTGCCGGAGGCGGTCCTCGGTCCGCTCGGGCTGGTCGACGACGCCGGCGTCACCGTCGCGGTGGTGTTGTTCGTCTACAAGTTGGTGAAGGCGCACCGCCTCCTCAGCGATGGCGGGGTGGACCTGGGTCGACTGGGTCGGCGAACCCCGCACCGCGATCGCGACTCGGCCTGA
- a CDS encoding YccF domain-containing protein, translating to MRTVLNVIWLLLCGIWLAIGYVLAGVVCCLLIVTIPFGLASFRIADFALWPFGRQLVRREDAGAPSTIGNVIWIIFAGWWLALAHLTTAVALAVTIIGIPLAWASLKLIPVSLVPLGRIIVPTDDAQATRYPVVR from the coding sequence ATGCGAACCGTGCTCAACGTCATCTGGCTGCTCCTCTGCGGGATCTGGCTGGCGATCGGCTACGTCCTCGCCGGAGTGGTCTGCTGCCTCCTCATCGTCACGATCCCGTTCGGTCTGGCGTCGTTCCGGATCGCGGACTTCGCGCTGTGGCCCTTCGGCCGGCAACTCGTGCGCCGCGAGGACGCGGGGGCGCCGTCCACGATCGGCAACGTCATCTGGATCATCTTCGCCGGCTGGTGGCTCGCGCTCGCGCACCTCACCACGGCCGTCGCGCTGGCGGTCACGATCATCGGGATCCCGCTCGCCTGGGCCAGCCTGAAGCTGATCCCGGTCTCGCTCGTCCCGCTCGGGAGGATCATCGTGCCCACGGACGACGCGCAGGCCACCCGGTATCCCGTGGTGCGCTGA
- a CDS encoding MaoC family dehydratase N-terminal domain-containing protein has translation MADAVDLTKWIGRTESVRDTVGPTPVAALHATLDYPVEPVPAGTPLPPLWHWLYFLPMYRQSELGPDGHAERGGFLPPVPLPRRMWAGGRFAFHSPLRVGDDIVRTSTIENVVAKEGRTGPLVFVTVRHEVRSNGGPDPALAEHHDIVYRAEKTPDEVEPPPTPAATGAAWQREIVPDDVLLFRYSALTFNGHRIHYDRRYVTEVEGYPGLIVHGPLLATLLLDLLRRNAPDADVAAFRFRAVRPTFDLHPFRVSGEPQDDGTVRLWAQDHEGWLTMDAVATVR, from the coding sequence ATGGCGGACGCGGTCGACCTCACGAAGTGGATCGGGCGCACCGAGTCGGTGCGTGACACGGTGGGGCCGACGCCCGTCGCCGCCCTGCACGCCACGCTCGACTACCCGGTCGAGCCAGTGCCGGCCGGCACCCCGCTGCCGCCGCTGTGGCACTGGCTCTACTTCCTGCCGATGTACCGGCAGTCCGAGCTCGGACCCGACGGGCACGCCGAGCGCGGAGGCTTCCTCCCCCCGGTGCCGCTGCCACGCCGGATGTGGGCGGGGGGTCGCTTCGCGTTCCACAGCCCGCTCCGGGTCGGTGACGACATCGTCCGCACGTCGACGATCGAGAACGTCGTGGCCAAGGAGGGCCGCACGGGGCCGCTCGTGTTCGTCACGGTGCGCCACGAGGTGCGCAGCAACGGCGGCCCGGACCCCGCCCTGGCGGAACACCACGACATCGTCTACCGCGCCGAGAAGACGCCCGACGAGGTCGAGCCGCCGCCCACGCCAGCGGCGACCGGAGCCGCATGGCAGCGCGAGATCGTCCCGGACGACGTCCTGCTCTTCCGCTACTCCGCGCTGACCTTCAACGGGCACCGCATCCATTACGACCGCCGTTACGTCACCGAGGTCGAGGGCTACCCGGGGCTCATCGTGCACGGGCCGCTGCTCGCCACGCTCCTGCTGGACCTGCTGCGCCGCAACGCACCCGACGCCGACGTGGCCGCCTTCCGCTTCCGCGCCGTCCGCCCGACCTTCGACCTGCACCCGTTCCGCGTCAGCGGCGAGCCACAGGACGACGGGACGGTACGCCTATGGGCGCAGGACCACGAGGGTTGGCTGACCATGGACGCCGTCGCGACGGTGCGCTGA
- a CDS encoding glucosidase, which yields MGAERERAEGFGHVEGGHASPWYLWGPYLSERQWGTVREDYSADGEAWTYLPHDRARSQAYRWGEDGLAGFSDIEQRLCLGLALWNGRDPILKERAYGLTGSEANHGEDVKDYWWYLDALPSHSWNRYRYHYPQPAFPYEQLRAENGRRGKFDPEYELLDTGVFDDDRYWIVEVHYAKADPTDLLMSIEVTNAGPAADVLHVLPTLWFRNTWSWELDAPVPVLEATGSQSVTVPHPFLGDLELVAGPGPDGADPTLLFCDNETNTARLYGADPGPRFPKDGINDHVIAGAATVNPERRGSKCAAWYRIEVGPGETVELRLRLRPAGVPPEPAGTVGTDFELVRAARRAEADEFYAELTPPAASADEAAVMRQAFAGMLWSKQLYHYDVARWLDGDPNEPLPPGSRQFGRNSRWRTFKAFDIMSMPDKWEYPWFAAWDLAFHCVALAHVDPAFAKSQLLLICREWFQHPNGALPAYEWDFGDVNPPVQAWAALEVFAIDGGRDIEFLSRVFDKLLVNFTWWVNLEDSDGSNLFEGGFLGLDNIGPIDRSHLPDGWVLEQSDATGWMATYALSMGTIALILRRAGQRSADDLVLKFLEHFAAIRDAIDSQGLWDDTDGMFYDRLATSDGQRVPVRTRSMVGIIPMLAAGVVDEQMLDRVEAAGKYFTEFLDREGLRDRQKLVKLGLLRGGPDQRQLLLSVVSADKLERIFRPLFDPAEFLSPYGLRALSAYHREHPYELDVQGVRATIDYEPAESTTDMFGGNSNWRGPVWFPLNYLVVEALDRYHRFFGDDYAVDYPTGSGHRMSLGAVARDLQDRLISIFLRGADGRRPCFGWVDRLQDDPAWRDNLMFNEYFHGDNGAGLGASHQTGWTGVVADLIRRRHGATESIGTVLRRMRDEGVRS from the coding sequence GTGGGAGCCGAACGCGAACGGGCCGAGGGATTCGGGCACGTCGAGGGCGGGCACGCGAGCCCCTGGTATCTCTGGGGGCCGTACCTCAGCGAGCGGCAGTGGGGCACGGTCCGCGAGGACTACAGCGCCGACGGTGAGGCCTGGACCTACCTCCCGCACGACCGCGCGCGATCCCAGGCATACCGGTGGGGCGAGGACGGCCTCGCCGGGTTCAGCGACATCGAGCAGCGGTTGTGCCTCGGGCTCGCGCTGTGGAACGGTCGCGACCCGATCCTCAAGGAGCGGGCGTACGGGTTGACCGGATCGGAGGCCAACCACGGCGAGGACGTCAAGGACTATTGGTGGTACCTAGACGCCCTGCCCAGCCACTCCTGGAACCGGTACCGCTATCACTACCCACAACCTGCTTTCCCCTACGAGCAGCTGCGCGCGGAGAACGGCAGGCGGGGCAAATTCGATCCCGAGTACGAGCTCCTCGACACCGGCGTGTTCGACGACGACCGCTACTGGATCGTCGAGGTGCATTACGCGAAGGCTGATCCCACCGATCTGTTGATGAGCATCGAGGTCACCAACGCAGGCCCGGCGGCCGACGTGCTGCACGTGCTCCCCACGCTGTGGTTCCGCAACACCTGGTCCTGGGAGCTCGACGCACCCGTGCCCGTGCTGGAGGCCACCGGTTCGCAGTCGGTGACCGTGCCGCACCCGTTCCTCGGCGACCTCGAGCTCGTCGCCGGACCGGGTCCCGATGGCGCCGACCCCACCCTGCTCTTCTGTGACAACGAGACGAACACAGCGCGGCTGTACGGAGCGGACCCAGGCCCTCGGTTCCCGAAGGACGGCATCAACGACCACGTCATCGCGGGCGCGGCGACGGTGAACCCGGAGCGGCGCGGCAGCAAGTGCGCGGCTTGGTACCGGATCGAGGTCGGACCGGGCGAGACCGTCGAGCTGCGGCTACGGCTGCGTCCGGCAGGGGTGCCACCGGAACCGGCCGGCACGGTGGGCACGGACTTCGAGCTGGTCCGAGCCGCACGGCGGGCCGAGGCCGACGAGTTCTACGCCGAGCTGACGCCACCCGCCGCGTCCGCGGACGAGGCGGCCGTGATGCGCCAGGCATTCGCCGGGATGCTGTGGAGCAAGCAGCTCTACCACTACGACGTGGCGCGCTGGCTGGACGGCGACCCGAACGAACCGCTCCCGCCCGGCTCACGGCAATTCGGCCGTAACTCCCGATGGCGCACGTTCAAGGCCTTCGACATCATGTCGATGCCGGACAAGTGGGAGTACCCCTGGTTCGCGGCATGGGACCTGGCCTTCCACTGCGTCGCGTTGGCGCACGTCGATCCCGCGTTCGCCAAGTCCCAGCTCCTCCTGATCTGCCGCGAGTGGTTCCAGCACCCGAACGGCGCGCTGCCCGCGTACGAATGGGACTTCGGCGACGTCAACCCGCCGGTGCAGGCGTGGGCCGCGCTCGAGGTGTTCGCCATCGACGGCGGCCGGGACATCGAGTTCCTCAGCCGCGTGTTCGACAAGCTGCTGGTGAACTTCACGTGGTGGGTGAACCTCGAGGACTCCGACGGCTCGAACCTGTTCGAAGGCGGCTTCCTCGGGCTGGACAACATCGGTCCGATCGACCGTTCGCACCTGCCGGATGGCTGGGTGCTGGAGCAGTCCGACGCCACCGGGTGGATGGCCACCTACGCCCTGTCGATGGGCACGATCGCGCTGATACTGCGCCGCGCCGGACAGCGGTCGGCCGATGATCTGGTGCTGAAGTTCCTCGAGCACTTCGCCGCGATCCGCGACGCGATCGACTCCCAGGGGCTGTGGGACGACACCGACGGCATGTTCTACGACCGGCTCGCGACGTCCGACGGCCAGCGGGTGCCGGTCAGGACCCGCTCGATGGTCGGCATCATCCCGATGCTCGCCGCCGGGGTCGTCGACGAGCAGATGCTGGACCGCGTCGAGGCAGCCGGGAAGTACTTCACCGAGTTCCTGGACCGCGAAGGGCTGCGGGACCGGCAGAAGCTCGTCAAGCTCGGGCTCCTGCGCGGCGGCCCGGACCAGCGCCAGCTGCTGCTCAGCGTGGTCAGCGCGGACAAGCTGGAGCGGATCTTCCGTCCGCTGTTCGACCCGGCCGAGTTCCTCTCGCCGTACGGTCTGCGCGCCCTCTCCGCCTATCACCGCGAGCATCCCTACGAGCTCGACGTCCAGGGGGTCCGCGCCACGATCGACTACGAACCGGCGGAGTCGACCACTGACATGTTCGGCGGCAACTCCAACTGGCGCGGCCCGGTGTGGTTCCCCCTCAACTACCTGGTGGTCGAGGCGTTGGATCGATATCACCGGTTCTTCGGCGACGACTACGCGGTCGACTACCCGACCGGCTCGGGGCACCGGATGTCGTTGGGTGCGGTGGCGCGGGATCTCCAGGATCGCCTGATATCGATCTTCCTGAGGGGTGCCGACGGCCGGCGGCCGTGCTTCGGCTGGGTGGACCGACTGCAGGACGATCCGGCATGGCGGGACAACCTGATGTTCAACGAGTACTTCCACGGCGACAACGGAGCCGGGCTCGGCGCGTCCCACCAGACCGGGTGGACCGGCGTGGTCGCCGATCTCATCCGCCGCAGGCACGGCGCGACCGAATCGATCGGCACCGTGCTGCGCCGGATGCGCGACGAAGGGGTGCGATCGTGA
- a CDS encoding LysR family transcriptional regulator — MLSAPVQGGASFVLDVKRLQVLLSVVELGSVTAAADALMYTPSAVSQQLRRLEREVGQPLMKRHARGMSPTEAGEVLVLHARKVLRQLTAAEADLQEIAGLRRGRLVLGTFPTVASSFLPLVVRRFQQLHPAIRLDILSGREAQLVEWLENGTVDLSLLWDYEWRRLDPSRFNLTKLFDDPTVLVVAADHRLSRRRRVEMAELVDEDWIVRSDHPVVEVLRRSAVAAGFEPRVSFRANDYQEAQAMVGVGLGIAVAPRTAVLNRIANVRVIPLGPRVPARRVLVAHRPDRVDTAAGAAFHAVLVETGATYRPD, encoded by the coding sequence TTGCTCTCCGCGCCGGTGCAGGGAGGGGCGTCGTTCGTGCTGGACGTGAAGCGGCTGCAGGTGCTGCTCTCGGTCGTGGAGCTCGGGTCCGTCACCGCCGCGGCCGATGCCCTCATGTACACCCCGTCGGCCGTCTCGCAGCAGCTTCGGCGGCTGGAGCGCGAGGTGGGACAACCACTGATGAAGCGCCACGCGCGGGGGATGTCCCCGACGGAGGCAGGCGAGGTCCTGGTGCTGCACGCCAGGAAGGTCCTGCGCCAGCTCACCGCGGCCGAGGCGGACCTGCAGGAGATCGCCGGGCTGCGGCGCGGCCGCCTCGTGCTGGGCACGTTCCCGACCGTCGCCAGCTCGTTCCTGCCGCTGGTGGTGCGACGGTTCCAGCAGCTGCACCCCGCGATCCGGCTGGACATCCTCAGCGGCCGCGAGGCGCAGCTCGTCGAGTGGCTGGAGAACGGCACGGTCGATCTGTCGCTGCTCTGGGACTACGAGTGGCGCAGGCTCGATCCGTCCCGGTTCAACCTCACCAAGCTGTTCGACGACCCCACCGTGCTGGTCGTCGCCGCCGACCATCGCCTCTCCCGCCGCCGTCGGGTCGAGATGGCCGAGCTCGTCGACGAGGACTGGATCGTCCGCTCGGACCACCCGGTCGTCGAGGTGCTGCGGCGCAGTGCCGTCGCGGCCGGTTTCGAGCCGAGGGTCTCGTTCCGGGCCAACGACTACCAGGAGGCTCAGGCGATGGTCGGGGTCGGACTCGGCATCGCCGTGGCGCCACGGACTGCGGTGCTGAACCGGATCGCCAACGTGCGGGTGATCCCGCTCGGCCCGCGGGTGCCGGCCCGTCGCGTCCTCGTCGCCCACCGTCCCGACCGGGTGGACACGGCCGCCGGGGCGGCATTCCACGCGGTCCTCGTCGAGACCGGCGCGACCTACCGGCCGGACTGA